The DNA region ttcatcgtctgggaaaacgatttctcttcccagacggctTCTCTCTGTATCGAATGcgttgaggtcgagttgagagggttcatcggtggaagagaaaccattAGGAAGGGAAAACGGCCGATGATGGCGTCGAAGAAAGCGAcggagaagggtttggaaattggaagggtttgaaaataaaccctaggggcgAAAAtacaatcttttcaaacttagcttagagaaaaaatgttagtttttaaacttttagggagaaaaatgagattaaatttttaagcgTTAGGGTTCTATTAGATCTAACCGGTCATAAGTGAGTGTTTGATGTTcccataattaaaaatgagacatttgagaaaacgctaaaccttggtgggaaatagtcttagGCCTcatgtttattatattgttCACCACTAACTCAACAAGTCAAAGTCTGAATAGACCCACTGTTTCTGAAGTGACATTACGTAGCAACTTTCCTTGGGATAAGATCGGCgagccaaaaaaataattctctGTTACGTTTGATTTCCAAATTGGCCAGGTATTAAATCCTCTGGCCCAAAAATATGTGCTGATTTACACTACATTTCGGACAATAGCCTTGTTTACAGAGTTCTGAGTTCCCTTTTTATACCGCATAACATTGCATAAATAATTCATCCACCTGTTCCTGTCACATCGACagtaatcatatacaaattGACTTTAAAAGAGAAGCATAGCAAGAGTAACAGTCCCCAAGAGTTTGAGAAAACATTCATGAAACACTCCTAATACAGATCATTTATGCAGACAAAGGCACTCACCAATTTGTCTGCCACAAGGCTACTAAACTTTTCTACAAGGAGACGCCGTTATTGAGTTGGCATGCAGAGTGTAGTCCTGATAAACACGACTTATTGTACAATCATATCATTTAGAAAATGCAGCAATCAATTTCTCCTTCAATTGTTCTGCAGCACCTGCTTGAGTTCGAATGGAGAAAGTGTGAATAACCTTGTCATCTGTTGTAGCCACGTTAGATTCTTGAGACATAATCTGATGTTCGCTGAATGTTTTCATCACTCCAGCAACTGGGTGGGAATCCAAAGGGCAGCTCACCCCGACAACTGCATCCTCATGTCTTGGCTGAAAATCAATCTCTGATACAGAAATCTGCCTTTGCTTAATCTCCTTCTCAGTTTCCAAAACCCTGATTTTCGCCTGAAGGTCTGTAATATAAGTGATGGCATCACCAAGTAGAGAGGCCTTGTCCATCTTAGATATATTAGGCACAACTGCTCTTAATGCATAGAACCGCTGGTTAAGCTTCTCACGTCTCTGCCGCTCAGCTTCTACATGATTCAATGGTTCTTCTCTCCCATTTGCAGGCTTTCTCCCTCTCTTCCTTGGTTTCCTCTCATCTGCTTGAGATGGAGAGTCATCCTTCTGCTCCAAACCAGACACCCTTGCCTGCGCATCATAACCCCCAACAATCATTTGGTTCAAATGTGGAAAAAGTTTTGTTTCATTATCATCAGATCGACAACCATTTGATGAATTTCCATACATTTGATTTGTACCAATTGCTTGTAAATCATAGGAGTCTGAAGCAAAACTCAAATCATCTTCCACTTTAGGGGAAAAATTGATGCTGATTGAACGTGATTTTGAGCCACCCACACTTAGCTCACGCCCAAATATCTTTGGAATTGTCTTCTGTGGCACAGAACTTGTTCCCCCAAAAACAGTTTTAACCATCTCCACAACACCTTGTTCCTCTGGAATTAATTTGACTGAACCAAGCTCCACAACTCCAGACTTCACTGGAATAAACACCAGAGTTTGGAATCCAGCTAACCTGGCTAGAAAGGATCTTGAATGATAATGATCTACACAACGAACTACGCCTGAAGCCCAAATTGATCTACCAGACTTATAAGACTCTCCAGGACCATATGCCGAATCACATCGAAAGCTAAAATACATTGAAGTGAGATAAAACATCTCCACATTTGACAAACCATCTAACCTTGATGCGTAATTATCCTCCTCCAACCCACCAAAAGAAGCACGTAGCTTTTGGAGAACCTGTTTTTTCACCTTCACTTTCCTCTCACCCTCTTCCAAGCTTTCATCCCCAGTAGAATTTTTATCTCCCATTGCACCACCTTTTGGGTGCCGACAGAGCCCATCCCCCCAAATCAAAACAGATCCACCAGATTTCAGGCTAGAGGTATGCCAGTAAATTGCATAGTTCCAATTGGATCCATCAACAATCTGGCATAGCCCCTGCTGCACACCCAAATCACCAGGAGGTGAAACCAAATCAGCCAACACATTTTTTGGGGCAGATGACTTCAAGAATTCACAGGCCTCAGTACCCAATACTGATTCCACCATAGCCTTATCTCCatcattaaaccaaaatttctcACCCATATTTTCACTACTTAAACCACTAATTCCACACAATCAGCAAATCCCCGAACCAAAATAGTAAAGTATGGAAGAACTACCTTAGACCTAAACTAACAAATACCAGAAATTAAACCCAGCCCTTTGAAATAGAAGCTGAAAAAGCTCTCACAAACAAATCAGCCAGTTGAATAACCGAATACACTACTCCAGTTCACTGAACTTCAGTAATTCGAGCATAAACAGTTGGAAATTTTCTTAAAGCATCACCTAAACTCAACTTCAAGACTAATCTATGATAGCATCTCATATACAAAATATCCAGTCTGTTTCAAAAAGCTAATAAATTGAAGGTTCGACACTCGAAAATTGAAGGCAACAACAGGAACAAAAACTTACCTTAGATCAAGAAAACtttgaaattaaactcaaatcgtTGAAGAATCAGCAAATTTCTCCTGACGACAAAAACAAACACAAGTTGGGGTGATAGTTTTAGATCTGAACATTAGGTTTCTCTCTATCTTCTATTGGGAATGTGAATCTTTTACCGCAACTGTCCACtgctttttgtattttatattgtgGCATTCAAGCGTTGAAAACGAAAGAACCCACTTCTTCATTTACAATCACGTGAAATAAATGTTGGTAAATTattcttgaatttattttaaaatacaatatttatcgATCTGATAAATCCCAAACAAACTCCTACTGTTTCTTTTAATTACGATAATCTCCTCTGTGTTTTTGTTATTGCCATTAATCTAATTGTAATTACATACTCGATTTagttcatcaattttatttattaaataagacTTTCTAATTatggatataaaatttttacatgatttaaatatacagataataagttatcatataattaaatattattttaattttaatttaaaatcatctagttacataatttaagtatatatttttcaaaaatatttggatttagAGAAGTTTCAGTTTAACGGAGTATTAACACGCTCTGATTTATCAAAGAAGATCATAAAGGCAATCTCCAGTGAGAAGTTATGATTTAGATTGGATGAGGTTGATGGATTTTAAAGTAGAGTGAACCAAAGTGTATTCGAAAAAGTATGTTCTCCCCGTGAAATACTTAATTAGATAGGCGTGCTAAGTAAGCCTTATAAAGTTGGTTAATTTCACATACATCcccataattttgttatttcaattatttttcttataagaaGCTGAATGCTTGGATTATGGGATCATGATCTGGGGCTCATCCTGGAACGCTTATCCGCAATTACGGTATTAAGGGTGTATGCGGGAAAAgtcaacaaatgaaattaacTAGCTCAAGTTCTTTATTCTCAAGAAGCAGAAAatccaaattattttaaattttaggccaaacgactatttcccacccaaggtttgatgttttctcaaatacccATCCGTTAattatgaaaacaccaaaagcCCACCCATCAGTGGTTAACTTTAACAGTTTCCTCCAGAAAAAAGGGTAAATGACTGTTTTAcccttttcaattgaaatgacaaaaatgtcctGCATGCCAAATGACATAATTACCCTTTTCACTAAAATGACCtaaaaacccttaaataaaaagatCAAAATGACCTCTCAATtaccaatttttcatattccatAATTTAACCAGCAACTTCCATGGCCTGAAAACAATGCATCATTTCAGTTTGAATTACAGATTTTCGGTTGGAACTGCCTTTgattatgaaagtgatgaaatgcAAAGAGTTGTGTAATACATTGCTTAATACTGGCCTGCTTGGAAACCTGAAAATGCAAAtcattttgattcataaatatACTTCAAAGAGTTGTGTAATACATTGCTTAATACTGGCCTGCTTGGAAATCTGGAAATGCGAATAGCTGTGTACTGGAATGCATGCAATAACAGACCATTTTGATGCAAATAGCTGTGTACTGGAATGCATGCAATAACAGaccattttgattcataaatcaACACTGTCAACCCAGAATACTCCTCATatcaacactgtcaacacaCAAAATACTCCTCATAAGCactaattcataaattaacacTGTCAACACAGAATACTCCTCATatcaacactgtcaacacaCAGAATACTCCTCATATGTACTAATTCATAAACTAACACAAAATACTTACAGTGAACATTTCACTGAGCTATCCAAAGAATTTACATGCAGAGAACATTTCACTGAGCTATAGAAAAAATTTACATGCTGTGAGAAAGAAGATGAAccaaaaaattatccaaaaaatgtTTAACTGAGCAATTGAgcaattatccaaaaaatttacataaggGAAATCCTCAGTTTCATTGCATCTGTGACTCTGGATGttgtgaggaagaagatgaaccaaACTGACTTTTAGCTGACTGGCTTTCCATGGTTGGGATTGTTCTTCTCTGATataagggggaaaaaaaatgagtaggtttaataaaacagaaaaaacagtaGCAAACAGAATGCTAACATATAAACAGAAGCAATACCTTTTTTTTGGGTCTTCCTGCATTGTTTAGATTGTATTGGCAGGACCTTTTGTTGTGCCCCAATTCATGGCAGTGACTACACCTGAGTGTAGACACaggttttctctttctctcttcagtGGGGTCTTTCCTCCTAGCCTTTCTGGGCCTGCCAGCTTTGCCATGCCTAACAGGTGGCTACAACTTATCTTCACATTTCTCTGGCCAGGTTCTCTTGTCTGGAATAGGATGAATAATTTCAGCATACGTTCTCATATATGCTGAAATTTGTAACCTGTCATCTACAAACTTATCAATGGTAGGGAAGTTCATGTGTAATATTGAGCAGATTGCATGTTGGCAGGGAATCCCAGACAGCTGCCACATCCCACAATCACAAATTCTTTTGTCCAAATTCAAGGTGTATGTTCTGCTTGGAATACCATTCATATCAATCACCTCGAACTCTTGCAGTCCAGCATATGAAATAGAGACATTTCGAGCTGTCTCAAtacttttgttcaattttttaacaacaaGTGGGGGCAATGGAGTAACCCATTTAGTCCCTGCCTTCAGCCTACTATAAAGTCTCTTCATTATTCTTCTTTGATACAACTCCAACAAATTGAGAATAGGCAGCTCTCGACCTTCTCCAAGCCAACTATTAAATGTTtcagacatattatttgtgatatGGTCAGATTTGGCTTCAGTGTCAAAGCCAAATCTAAACCATTGATCTGGCTCATTGTCAATTACCCACTTGTAAGCAGTTTCATCCACtgccttcattttatttaatgcctcatgaaaatccactttattTGATGCTCTAGAAATAGCCCAAAACAGATTTCGAAGATGTACCCCAGGGAAAGTTTTCCTGAAATTCGCATATACATGCCTTGCACAAAATCTACTCTTTGCATTAGGCCACTGAGTTTGCAAGGCATGTATTATTCCCTTTTGCCTATCACTCATGAAAGTGATAGGCAAGACATCACCCATGAATTCTTTCAACATCCCCAGGAAGTAACCCCAACTATCATTGTTTTCTACTTCACAAACACAGATTGTCAATGGGAATATCCCACTGTTCGCATCAATCGTTACAGCAGACAGCAGGACTCCCCCAAAATGCCCCTTCAGATGGCATCCATCAACCCCTATAAAACGACGACAACCCTCTAAAAAGCTTTTCTTCTGTGCagcaaaacttagaaaaaagcGATGAAAACGCGGTGTCGAGGGAATTTCATCCCTAATTACCTTTAGGGCAGCTTTTGATCCTGCATTGGTCATCAACacaatatgacaatatttaaacAGCCAGTTATACAACTCTGCATGCTCCTTTGCTGACAAACCAGTGGCAATTTTCTTAGCCCTATACAATTTTCtatgatttatctttaaaaaatgctCCTGCTCCAACTGAGAAGCTAGAGGCTTAATGTTATTGCCTTCTTGTGACCTTATAAACCTGCCAAATTTCTCAGCTACCCATGATGCACTCGCAGCTGGGTTATCATGAACCTTGAGGCATGTGTGCGTATACTCGTACTGACGTATTTGGTAGGATTGACCATCTACCATCAGAGCTGCATAGAGATGGAATGGGCAGCCTTCTGATCTACACACAACCTTTATTCTTCTCTTCTCATTGTATATCTTTTTTGTAGCAAACCCACGATCAACCGTGTAATCTTTCAGCACACCCCTGAAATGTTCAACACTGTCAAAAACATGTCCAACCTCAAAATAAATCTTCCCATCTGCACCTTTCTTAAAAGCCTTTCCCTTCATATGCCTAGCTAATCTGGTAGCACCATCATCTTCTCCCTCATCACTTTCCCCATCACCATTGTCAGATTTATAATTAAGTCCTCGTgtctcatcatcatcctcaatAGATTCAAACCTGATTTCAACTTCGGCATGACTAACAGTCTCATCTTCATGTGATGCATCACCCCAATGAAAGTCATCATCATGTTGGGTAAATTCTTCTCCCTCATCAGAACTTTCTATTGGTTGGGTGTTGGGTGAGTTAGACTCTATTTGTTGGGTGTTGGGTGAGTTAGGTTCTGATGGTTCGGTGTTGGGTTGACTGTGTGAAGGTAGTAGAGGCCGAGGAGATCTACTCTGTACTGGAATAAATTCAACATACATCTGAATAATTTGCTGACCTACTTTTCTATACTCTTCAAAGACAAACATCATGTCTTCATCATTGGCAATGATGTAATTACCCTCTCCATTAGCTGATCTTGCTTCAACTTTTATCTGCTCACCTGGATAAAGTTGCACCTCctcattttcatttgcaatacaTTGCTTCACATCCTTGATGAACACAATTAAGCTATACTCTTCTGGatcaatatttcttatttcagATAGTATGCCACAAGCTTCAAATTTAATAGTGAACAACTTTGTAGAACTCATCCTAACAAAACACAGAATTAGTTAaatgaataacaattaatttgagactGAAGGCACAGAAAACACAGTATCCCAgcttacccaatgacacaacaacaacactcctcatgcacagaaacaaggcagtacacaaagaaacagaagactatCACTCATAcagaatcactcaaaacagcatgcaaatgggtgtgcacttgacagaaagtatcctacattattgtttaatcattgttgcaacttgcaacactgttacacagccttgttagaccagagagaattaaggttttttgcaaccttctctttcacgccagtagcactgcactctcgggtttcccagcttatgtaacaatgatgcaacttacccaatgacacaacaacaacactcctcatgcacagaaacaaggcagtatgcaacattgttgttcatcagcatgtatgcaaagaaacagaagactatcactcatgcagaatcactcaaaacaacatgcaaatgggtgtgcacttgacagaaagtatcctacattattgtttaatcattatGAAACAGAAACTGATCATGCCCTAACTCATACACAGAAACTGATCATGCCCTAACTCATACACAGAAACTGATCATGCCCTAACTCATACACAGAAACTGATACATAATACTTAAAACAGAAACTGATCATACCTTAACTCATACACAGAAACTGATACATAATTGTTAAAACAGAAACTGATCATGCCCTAACTCATACACAGAAACTTATACATAATTGTTAAAAGAGAAACTGATCATGCCCTAACTCATACACAGAAACTGATACATAATTGTTAAAACAGAAACTGATCATGCCCTAACTCATTCACAGAAACTGATACATAATACTTAAAACAGAAACTGATACATAATACTTAAAACAGAAACTGATCATGCCCTAACTCCCTCATAGAAACTGATCATCCCCTAACTCACACACAGAAACTGAACATATAACCCATACACAGAACTCAACGCCACCGAAAGTGCTCATACACAAGCCCAACAAAAGCAGTTAATACTCATACACATAACTGAATGCAAACCAAAATATAACCCCAccctaaataatatgttaacagTACACATGCAAAACCCctacgttaattttttttttccactcaaATATACGTATAATGCATAACCCTAACATTACAAAGACCATTACAACACCCAAATACCCTAAAAAACCAAAACCTGTTTCAAACTTCAACTTCCTAATACTCACACAGAACTGAAAACTCaccaaaatataaatcatacacagaaactTACGTCAACAGTGGACATGCAAAACCCccacgttaattttttttttttgccttgccctaaaatatacatataatgctaACCCTAATATAACACAGACTATAATAGTAcccaaaatatacatataaggcTAACCCTAACATTACACAGACTATTACAGTACTCGACAACAAGGATAAACAAGGTATCCGAAAGAATAAACCTCGACGGCAGGAAATATTTTCTGAAGGCCTCAGTTGGAGCAGACTTCGTCGTCGTTGCTGTTTAACTCACCACGAAAAGCCACTACACTTGTCGTCGGAACTGTTGGTGATCAGAGTAGCCGAAAACAGCAAACAGGTTGTACTTTCTCGTCTTCTTTGGTACTAAACTACTTCGTCCACCCTTGATAACGTCGAACGATGTCTTGTCGTGGTCGTCTTTGTCGTCGTCGTTAAAGGTTCACCGTTGATAACACTGGAGCACAATGAAACAAGGTAAACGAAAGACTTAACGTGAATGGAATGTCGAACGAAAGAATGAAGGCCAAaggttttgttcaaatttgaaatctgACGTCGGCTGGACAAGTGTCGCTCGTTCGTTggtgaaagagaaaaatcatttttcaaattggaGTGAAATGACACAAAGACCCCTCACGTGTCGCATGTTCATTCGCTCACTTTCCCTAGACTAATCCCTAGTCGTCGATTTGTGCCCCAAAAATTGCCACCGTTGATTTCAATATAATCATTCTGCATTTAATACAGACTGCGGCATGTCCTTTGAGCGCACAGTATTCGGCGACTGATTCAAATTTTGTGCGCCCGATTATTTGCTTTTTCGACAGGTGTCTTATTTTCGTACTGCCACGTCAACCACCAAAGATTTGCAAACCCTGAATCGCCAAAAATCGTCGAAAAATCGTTCTGCTTTTCAGATGACAACGCCACGCGTCAGCTATCTGTGCGTTGCGTGTGCACACGTCCCGTGCAGCATTAAATGTTacaggaatttttttttgtaaaaccgcttatattgattttaaaatagagAGCCAGATTTACCATATTACCCTTTTTTCTGACGGAAATTGTTAAAGTTAACCACTGATGGGTGGgcttttggtgttttcatagttaacgggtgggtatttgagaaaacatcaaaccttgggtgggaaatagtcatttggcctaaattttaatatgcatcACACACAGTTC from Mangifera indica cultivar Alphonso chromosome 8, CATAS_Mindica_2.1, whole genome shotgun sequence includes:
- the LOC123224051 gene encoding transcription factor bHLH3, translating into MGEKFWFNDGDKAMVESVLGTEACEFLKSSAPKNVLADLVSPPGDLGVQQGLCQIVDGSNWNYAIYWHTSSLKSGGSVLIWGDGLCRHPKGGAMGDKNSTGDESLEEGERKVKVKKQVLQKLRASFGGLEEDNYASRLDGLSNVEMFYLTSMYFSFRCDSAYGPGESYKSGRSIWASGVVRCVDHYHSRSFLARLAGFQTLVFIPVKSGVVELGSVKLIPEEQGVVEMVKTVFGGTSSVPQKTIPKIFGRELSVGGSKSRSISINFSPKVEDDLSFASDSYDLQAIGTNQMYGNSSNGCRSDDNETKLFPHLNQMIVGGYDAQARVSGLEQKDDSPSQADERKPRKRGRKPANGREEPLNHVEAERQRREKLNQRFYALRAVVPNISKMDKASLLGDAITYITDLQAKIRVLETEKEIKQRQISVSEIDFQPRHEDAVVGVSCPLDSHPVAGVMKTFSEHQIMSQESNVATTDDKVIHTFSIRTQAGAAEQLKEKLIAAFSK